In one window of Fictibacillus phosphorivorans DNA:
- a CDS encoding response regulator transcription factor: MKVLIADDEFNVRDVIRYIGKWDEHGITELLEAANGNEAKKVIEKEQPEIIFTDIKMPGMSGLDLIEWLDSISYEGKVVLITGYDDYQFMRKAIQHNSFDYLLKPVEDEAFNNVLKKAVAAYDEESKSRLYQEDAVKIRWSQTVLAACHGEPADLELIASNLPSSERYDFTLLTFYQMHQPAPYIEKLADELVEQEIGSAVMLPDDSNQSVLITLPEEWFFVEEHLSRELDIPVRLVKGELQSLQEIHEKYNHLQSELENQNYRSIQRLDELEAKQRMNDIISYVETYYMEDMSLERLANRFFFSREHISRKFKQETGMTLSKYITKLRIDQAKRWLKESDESIFSISTMLGYQDEKYFSKLFKKEVGITPFEFRNGEKS, encoded by the coding sequence ATGAAGGTGTTGATAGCTGACGATGAGTTCAATGTCCGCGACGTGATTCGGTATATCGGAAAATGGGATGAACACGGGATAACAGAGCTCTTGGAAGCAGCGAACGGAAACGAAGCGAAGAAGGTCATCGAGAAAGAGCAGCCTGAGATTATTTTTACGGATATAAAAATGCCTGGCATGAGTGGCTTGGATCTGATCGAGTGGCTGGATTCTATCTCGTACGAAGGCAAAGTGGTCTTGATTACGGGTTACGATGATTATCAGTTTATGAGAAAAGCCATTCAGCATAACAGCTTCGATTATCTATTAAAACCGGTTGAGGATGAGGCGTTTAACAACGTGCTGAAAAAAGCGGTTGCGGCTTATGATGAAGAAAGCAAATCTCGTCTGTACCAAGAAGACGCGGTTAAGATTCGATGGAGTCAGACGGTTTTAGCGGCATGTCATGGTGAGCCAGCAGACCTCGAACTTATCGCCTCTAACCTCCCGTCATCTGAAAGATATGATTTTACATTGCTAACATTCTATCAAATGCACCAGCCTGCGCCTTATATCGAAAAACTGGCTGATGAGTTGGTGGAGCAGGAAATCGGGAGTGCTGTGATGCTGCCGGATGACTCTAATCAAAGTGTGCTTATCACCTTGCCGGAGGAATGGTTTTTCGTTGAAGAGCATTTAAGTCGTGAGCTCGATATTCCTGTACGCCTCGTAAAGGGCGAGCTGCAGTCACTTCAAGAGATTCACGAGAAATATAATCATCTTCAAAGTGAGTTGGAAAACCAGAACTACCGATCCATTCAGCGGTTGGACGAACTTGAAGCGAAACAGCGCATGAACGATATTATTTCGTATGTTGAAACATACTACATGGAAGATATGAGTTTAGAAAGACTAGCGAACCGATTCTTTTTCAGCCGGGAGCATATCTCTCGCAAGTTCAAACAAGAAACGGGCATGACTTTGTCCAAATATATAACAAAACTGAGGATTGACCAGGCGAAACGTTGGTTGAAGGAAAGTGATGAAAGCATCTTTTCGATCTCGACGATGCTCGGGTATCAAGATGAAAAATACTTTTCTAAGCTTTTTAAAAAAGAAGTAGGGATAACACCGTTTGAGTTTCGAAATGGTGAAAAATCGTAA